One genomic region from Onychostoma macrolepis isolate SWU-2019 chromosome 23, ASM1243209v1, whole genome shotgun sequence encodes:
- the gmeb2 gene encoding glucocorticoid modulatory element-binding protein 2, whose product MASSSEVNVHMEEVVVVTTPDTAGQTSSAEEEKNILVASDLEQSGESIMEQTMESEAESSTTISLPKDTVLVKISEDADVEGDILYPITCGDSKANLVWKKFVCPGINIKCVQLNEHLISPKEFVYIAGKSTLKDWKRAIRLNGTMLRKIMDSGELDFYQHSRLCSNTCRSTKIDLVGSRVSLSSQQSTETAPATPASVDVNGSSASISADAGDDSTEWVTAIGEDTMTFWRGLKDAGLLEEVMEDLQREIQEILTGLEERIQDPPLQVKDAALLNNIVQNFGMLDLVKKVLASHKSQMDRCREQYTRSLVALEQQCDEHRKRAKELKSKSQHLNNVLMTLTPVTSPPTAKRPRLTRAVSGPATMASTPAQPTHFSLPITQLTGITLDKVLSASTQSPLFGGYTVLTSPGGTELQSEGSNLTVLSTAAVPQGSTAPTIVKMVSPFQLVTLPTVGAGATMQNLAAPVGGAMGGTVVAVPVSTVSSVNTATVETVGPQAEAATEQRDDQKE is encoded by the exons ATGGCATCGTCCTCTGAGGTGAACGTCCACATGGAGGAGGTGGTGGTGGTCACGACCCCTGACACCGCGGGTCAGACTTCATCCGCCGAGGAGGAGAAGAATATACTGGTGGCGTCGGATCTGGAACAGTCTGG GGAAAGCATTATGGAGCAAACCATGGAGTCTGAGGCTGAGTCTAGCACTACTATCTCCCTGCCCAAGGACACTGTGTTGG TGAAAATATCTGAAGATGCAGATGTAGAGGGTGATATTCTCTACCCAATAACCTGTGGGGACAGCAAAGCCAACCTCGTCTGGAAGAAGTTTGTGTGTCCGGGGATCAACATCAAATGTGTGCAG CTGAACGAGCATCTCATCAGTCCCAAGGAGTTTGTCTATATAGCGGGAAAGTCCACGCTGAAGGACTGGAAGAGAGCCATTCGCCTTAATGGAACCATGTTAAG GAAGATCATGGATTCAGGTGAGCTGGACTTCTATCAGCACTCCAGACTGTGTTCAAACACCTGCCGCAGTACCAAGATTGATCTGGTGGGGTCACGAGTGTCTCTCAGCAGCCAGCAGTCCACGGAAACGGCTCCTGCGACCCCCGCCTCCGTGGATG TGAATGGATCCTCAGCTTCGATTTCGGCAGATGCTGGTGACGACAGCACAGAATGGGTGACAGCTATTGGAG AGGACACCATGACGTTCTGGAGAGGACTGAAGGACGCTGGGCTGCTGGAGGAGGTGATGGAGGACCTGCAGAGAGAGATCCAGGAGATTCTCACGGGCCTGGAGGAGCGAATCCAAGACCCACCGCTTCAGGTTAAAG ATGCTGCTTTGCTCAACAATATAGTCCAGAACTTCGGGATGTTAGACCTGGTGAAGAAAGTTCTTGCCAGTCACAAAAGCCAGATGGACCGCTGTAGGGAGCAGTACACGCGCAGCTTAGTGG CCCTAGAGCAACAGTGTGACGAGCATCGCAAACGCGCTAAAGAACTGAAGAGCAAATCGCAGCACCTCAACAACGTCCTGATGACTTTGACCCCCGTGACCTCGCCTCCCACCGCCAAGCGCCCCCGTCTGACCCGTGCCGTCTCGGGTCCCGCCACCATGGCCTCCACGCCCGCCCAGCCCACACACTTCTCTCTGCCCATCACGCAGCTCACCGGCATCACGCTGGACAAAGTGCTGTCCGCTTCGACCCAGTCGCCCCTGTTCGGCGGGTACACGGTGCTAACGTCACCCGGAGGCACCGAACTCCAGTCTGAAGGCTCTAATTTAACCGTGTTGAGCACTGCCGCGGTTCCGCAGGGATCCACGGCACCCACTATCGTCAAAATGGTCAGTCCGTTTCAGCTGGTCACACTGCCCACTGTGGGAGCTGGAGCTACTATGCAGAATCTGGCAGCACCAGTAGGAGGCGCCATGGGCGGCACTGTAGTGGCGGTACCCGTCAGCACCGTCAGTAGCGTAAACACTGCCACTGTGGAGACCGTTGGACCGCAGGCGGAAGCGGCTACAGAACAGAGAGACGACCAGAAGGAGTGA
- the LOC131532622 gene encoding dolichyl-diphosphooligosaccharide--protein glycosyltransferase subunit DAD1 encodes MSNSVISVISRFLEEYASSTPNKLKVIDAYLLYIVMTGALQFLYCLLVGTFPFNSFLSGFISCVGSFILAVCLRIQINPQNKGEFLSISPERAFADFLFAHTVLHLVVINFIG; translated from the exons ATGTCTAATTCAGtgatttctgtaatttccaggTTTTTGGAGGAATATGCGTCCAGCACACCGAACAAACTGAAAGTGATAGACGCGTATCTCCTCTATATTGTGATGACTGGAGCGCTGCAGTTTCTCTATTGTTTATTAGTCGGCACTTTTCCGTTCAACAGTTTTCTGTCTGGTTTCATATCGTGCGTTGGATCGTTTATTCTTGCAg TGTGTCTGAGAATCCAGATTAATCCTCAGAATAAAGGCGAGTTCTTGTCCATCTCACCAGAAAGAGCCTTTGCTGACTTTCTGTTCGCCCACACTGTGCTTCATTTGGTTGTTATTAATTTCATCGGTTAA
- the pdyn gene encoding proenkephalin-B gives MMEWYVLVLMLSLPTLSQADCSAQCLRCAQQISDLDSAVNRLTCTLECEGAVPSTSTLDRCEKALQELSDEFADLNPDADGERSALNAEDLQEKASNLVKRYGGFIKRIDKNKNKFYASPWKENAILKGLFAKKYGDSLSKLGERDVPSITEDDEGEDVTAENETGVYDNDVPLNEVKRYGGFLRKFGPKRSNFVDNTSPQVLQKRYGGFMRRIRPKLRWDNQKRYGGFLRRHFKISVRSDEEPSSYEDYAL, from the exons ATGATGGAGTGGTATGTTTTGGTGTTGATGCTGAGCTTGCCAACCTTGAGTCAGGCAGATTGTTCAGCGCAATGTTTGAGATGCGCGCAACAGATCTCCGACCTGGACTCTGCAGTGAACCGCTTG ACTTGTACTTTAGAATGTGAAGGAGCCGTTCCATCTACTAGTACATTAGACCGATGTGAGAAAGCTTTACAGGAGCTTTCAGATGAATTCGCGGACCTCAACCCCGACGCCGACGGAGAACGCAGCGCGTTAAACGCGGAGGATCTCCAAGAGAAGGCATCCAACCTGGTCAAACGATACGGGGGCTTCATCAAGAGGATCGataagaataaaaataagttttacgCCTCACCCTGGAAGGAGAACGCCATTCTAAAAGGATTGTTCGCGAAGAAATACGGAGACTCGCTCTCGAAACTGGGCGAGCGAGACGTCCCGTCGATCACGGAAGACGACGAGGGCGAAGATGTGACTGCGGAAAACGAAACGGGAGTTTACGATAACGACGTTCCTTTAAACGAAGTCAAACGTTACGGCGGGTTTCTCCGCAAATTCGGGCCAAAAAGAAGCAACTTTGTGGATAACACCAGCCCGCAGGTGTTGCAGAAGAGATACGGCGGGTTTATGCGAAGAATTCGCCCGAAGTTGAGGTGGGACAACCAAAAGCGATATGGCGGGTTTTTACGGCGCCATTTTAAAATCTCCGTGCGATCTGACGAAGAGCCCTCATCGTACGAGGACTATGCTTTATAG